Proteins found in one Paenibacillus sp. FSL R10-2782 genomic segment:
- a CDS encoding efflux RND transporter periplasmic adaptor subunit → MNKQRALIVLTLSLSIVIAGCSSAEKDANPGSTAQPTVVRTAVVKSSPLHTAYNLSGTLQAYEENTLAFQNGGTVASAYLTVGTAVQKGTVIASLDDADYKLQVAQATASILEAQAGIDNAQANLQAATSAIQSADAGITGASANVNKINKGARAQEKQQAQAAVDKAQSAYNKAKTDSERTQKLFEAGAASASDNENARVNATAAQKDLEQAKESLSLLLEGATAEDHQSAQASFQDALAGKSKALAASEQAAASKKQAHANYEKALVAKGQAELALSRTRLISPANGVILGKSVNTGDLVASGQAVYRIGSIDRLKVLLPVPDSEIRDWKKGQSVNVMLYEESRQGTVSNIYPSTSTNTGIVNVEIVINNPQRDWLPGQVIKAARQVTDKNGILVPAEAVINTGSEPFIFKDIKGKAVKTPVELGDQVIDNQLHIVSGLREGERIVIKGAENLFDGNPVKAEEGGRP, encoded by the coding sequence ATGAATAAACAACGGGCACTCATCGTACTTACTTTATCCCTGAGCATTGTCATCGCTGGATGTTCCAGCGCGGAGAAAGATGCTAATCCAGGCTCAACTGCACAGCCAACCGTTGTGCGTACTGCAGTTGTCAAATCCTCTCCGCTCCATACTGCCTATAACTTGTCAGGCACTCTTCAGGCTTATGAGGAAAACACACTGGCTTTTCAAAATGGAGGCACCGTAGCCAGTGCGTATCTCACTGTCGGCACCGCTGTACAGAAAGGCACCGTAATTGCTAGTTTGGATGATGCTGACTACAAGCTTCAGGTGGCACAAGCGACAGCTTCCATCCTGGAGGCACAGGCTGGTATTGATAACGCGCAGGCTAATCTACAGGCTGCTACCTCTGCGATTCAATCCGCCGATGCCGGCATTACAGGAGCCAGTGCGAATGTTAATAAGATCAATAAAGGTGCACGTGCTCAAGAGAAGCAGCAAGCGCAAGCCGCTGTAGATAAGGCGCAAAGCGCTTATAACAAGGCCAAGACGGATAGCGAGCGTACACAGAAGCTGTTTGAGGCAGGCGCTGCTTCCGCGTCGGATAACGAGAATGCCCGCGTGAATGCTACGGCAGCCCAGAAAGATCTTGAGCAAGCCAAGGAATCCCTGTCCCTTTTGCTGGAAGGGGCTACAGCCGAAGATCATCAATCCGCCCAGGCTTCCTTTCAAGATGCGCTTGCAGGTAAAAGCAAAGCTCTCGCTGCCAGTGAACAAGCTGCGGCTTCCAAAAAGCAAGCCCATGCCAACTACGAAAAAGCCCTTGTCGCCAAGGGGCAGGCAGAACTTGCACTTTCACGCACCCGTCTAATTTCTCCTGCGAACGGCGTTATTTTAGGCAAGAGCGTGAATACAGGTGACTTGGTCGCTTCAGGCCAAGCCGTCTATCGCATAGGCTCCATTGACCGTCTCAAGGTACTGCTTCCAGTACCGGACAGTGAGATCAGAGATTGGAAAAAGGGGCAATCGGTGAATGTGATGTTATATGAAGAAAGCCGTCAAGGTACGGTTTCCAACATCTATCCTTCAACCAGTACCAATACGGGAATAGTTAACGTAGAGATCGTTATAAACAATCCACAGCGAGACTGGTTACCTGGTCAGGTCATTAAAGCTGCTCGACAGGTGACAGACAAGAACGGCATTCTCGTTCCCGCTGAAGCGGTCATTAACACGGGGAGCGAGCCTTTTATTTTCAAAGATATTAAAGGAAAAGCTGTTAAAACACCTGTAGAACTTGGCGATCAGGTTATAGACAATCAATTGCATATCGTATCCGGCCTTCGTGAAGGCGAACGCATTGTCATTAAAGGGGCAGAAAATCTGTTTGATGGAAATCCGGTTAAAGCGGAAGAAGGCGGCCGCCCATGA
- a CDS encoding efflux RND transporter permease subunit: MIEYFVKKRKITLLFFVMLVLVGAFGFFQLPKQEMPDVTIQNAMVTTVYPGATPQKVEQTVTKELEKRIKEVEGVKTISSTSGNGFSSILIESKNGVDPQTVWDNMRKKVQDAQADLPQGAETPVVNDKLTSSFIGSYALVADSPAPLYKLNDLTTTWKDQLNTLSGVSSVKFNGLPDQEVRVQIDNQKLQQYHLSWGQVAQAIQSQMDRVPTGDIEYNGRTYQLIVRETQKAEELNQAILTRTEAGAPVYLRDVATTELSHPQAEYFAYVGGKPAITLSIGAEKGTDVPPMSEKVNVKLKELEKTLPKGVRLETLFAQKDQVDHIFEDLKRETILAIVAVILVCMLGLNLLTSAFVALAIPISVAIAIIFLPMFGITLNQISVVGLIIVLGILVDDAVVVNDNIERRLTELGESPTDAAIKGTKEVMLSILVATLATISAFAPLLFLPGNVGAFIKPIPAIVSLTMLASMIMSLTIIPIFRGWYEKRRQTRQPKGKAKPAGLLGQQIQSLNKLYSQKLMSKVIKRPLLTAMAGLMFGTAAYGLLPFTSVELFPKSEDPHVALKIKMPIGTSVIETDQIVKDIAGWIKKQPETSKVVYSAGGTAPQLYSDINSSGGDIRYDETVGQIAVVGKQNIFDLDTTVNAWEQHVKKSYPGTTVTTYVPRLGVPVGKPVSIRISGQNLNQLQTLSQKVKEQIATVEGTTGIVDDIGIERYALDLQVNKQAMDQYLVSYTDLTRTLLLLKEGAKVSQFDTGNDLVDIKLYLNHSSEEPSALFQQLSVVNSAGVQIPLNQLVQVKPSFAIQQIKHYNMERTITVEADLNGRTASEAMVDVESKLAQMKFPEGYKWEVGGETSDQSTIFADLGKLAIVVVLLILLLITMQFYSLSIPIIIMTTVYLAAAGGIIGIFLTGMPIGFMSIMGIIALAGIVVRNGIVLIEFIEDARHEGMELKEAVIKAAAARFRPILLTSLAAIVGMIPLALLGSLLFKPLAFTVIFGLLFSTLLTLFVVPSLYMIMAKYKMRRQLKKQQHTVITHDQPL, translated from the coding sequence ATGATTGAATATTTCGTGAAAAAGCGAAAAATTACGCTACTGTTTTTTGTTATGCTTGTTTTAGTCGGAGCTTTTGGATTTTTCCAATTACCGAAGCAGGAAATGCCAGATGTCACCATACAGAATGCTATGGTAACAACAGTCTATCCCGGTGCTACACCACAAAAAGTAGAACAAACTGTAACCAAAGAACTGGAAAAGCGCATTAAGGAAGTTGAAGGTGTTAAAACGATTAGTTCGACTTCTGGCAACGGATTCTCCTCTATTTTAATCGAATCCAAAAATGGAGTTGATCCTCAAACCGTCTGGGATAATATGCGTAAAAAAGTACAGGATGCGCAAGCTGATCTTCCCCAAGGTGCTGAAACACCCGTTGTGAATGACAAGCTAACCAGCTCGTTTATCGGCTCCTATGCCCTGGTTGCTGATTCTCCTGCACCATTGTATAAACTAAATGATTTGACCACAACGTGGAAGGATCAGCTCAATACCTTATCAGGTGTATCAAGTGTCAAGTTCAATGGGCTTCCTGACCAGGAAGTACGCGTCCAAATCGACAATCAAAAGCTTCAGCAGTACCATCTGTCGTGGGGGCAGGTCGCACAAGCGATTCAGTCACAAATGGATCGGGTGCCTACCGGTGATATTGAATACAATGGGCGCACCTATCAACTCATTGTCCGGGAAACCCAAAAAGCCGAAGAATTAAATCAGGCCATCCTGACACGTACAGAGGCAGGGGCTCCTGTGTATTTGCGAGATGTCGCTACAACGGAGCTGTCACATCCCCAAGCAGAATATTTTGCCTATGTAGGGGGGAAGCCAGCCATTACGCTAAGCATTGGAGCAGAAAAGGGTACAGACGTCCCGCCTATGAGCGAAAAGGTCAATGTCAAGCTCAAAGAGCTGGAAAAAACACTTCCCAAAGGTGTTCGCCTTGAAACTCTTTTTGCACAAAAAGATCAGGTAGATCATATCTTCGAGGATTTAAAGCGTGAAACGATTCTTGCAATTGTGGCTGTTATTCTCGTTTGTATGCTGGGTTTGAATTTGCTTACCTCTGCTTTTGTCGCATTGGCGATTCCGATTTCGGTTGCGATTGCCATTATCTTTTTGCCCATGTTCGGCATTACACTCAATCAAATTTCCGTTGTCGGTCTGATCATTGTACTTGGGATACTCGTCGATGACGCCGTAGTGGTCAATGATAATATTGAGCGGAGACTTACGGAATTAGGAGAATCGCCTACAGATGCAGCTATAAAAGGAACCAAAGAGGTGATGCTTTCTATTTTGGTTGCCACACTGGCTACCATCTCGGCCTTTGCTCCACTGTTGTTTCTACCCGGAAATGTAGGGGCATTCATCAAGCCCATTCCCGCCATTGTTTCTCTGACCATGCTTGCCTCCATGATCATGTCACTCACCATCATCCCTATTTTCCGAGGATGGTATGAGAAACGCAGGCAGACTCGTCAACCTAAGGGTAAAGCTAAACCGGCAGGCTTGTTGGGCCAACAGATTCAGTCTTTAAACAAGCTGTATTCACAAAAGTTGATGTCCAAAGTCATTAAGCGTCCCTTGCTGACTGCAATGGCAGGACTCATGTTTGGAACAGCCGCTTATGGATTGCTTCCTTTTACATCAGTTGAACTCTTTCCTAAATCAGAGGACCCTCATGTCGCATTAAAAATAAAAATGCCTATAGGCACCTCTGTTATAGAAACAGACCAGATCGTCAAAGACATTGCAGGTTGGATAAAGAAGCAACCCGAAACCTCAAAGGTCGTCTACAGTGCCGGAGGAACTGCACCGCAATTATATAGTGACATTAATAGTTCGGGTGGAGATATTAGATATGATGAGACGGTAGGACAAATTGCCGTCGTCGGCAAACAAAATATTTTTGATCTCGATACGACAGTTAATGCTTGGGAACAGCATGTTAAAAAGTCCTACCCTGGAACTACAGTTACGACGTATGTTCCACGTCTGGGAGTCCCGGTGGGTAAGCCCGTTTCTATCCGGATTTCAGGTCAGAATCTGAATCAGCTGCAAACTCTTTCCCAAAAAGTAAAAGAGCAGATCGCCACAGTAGAGGGTACAACAGGCATCGTGGATGATATAGGAATTGAAAGATATGCACTGGATTTGCAGGTTAACAAGCAAGCCATGGATCAATACCTGGTAAGCTACACAGATCTGACCCGTACTCTGCTTCTATTAAAAGAAGGGGCTAAAGTTAGCCAATTTGATACAGGTAACGATCTGGTGGATATTAAATTGTATTTGAATCATAGCAGCGAGGAGCCCAGCGCGCTTTTCCAACAATTAAGTGTAGTCAATTCAGCCGGTGTGCAGATTCCGTTAAACCAGCTCGTACAGGTTAAGCCGTCATTTGCTATTCAGCAAATCAAGCATTACAATATGGAGCGAACGATTACGGTAGAAGCCGACTTGAACGGGCGAACTGCAAGCGAAGCGATGGTGGATGTAGAAAGCAAACTGGCACAAATGAAGTTCCCTGAAGGCTATAAATGGGAGGTAGGCGGCGAAACATCCGATCAGTCCACCATATTCGCGGATTTAGGAAAGCTGGCGATTGTTGTTGTCCTACTCATTTTACTCTTGATTACCATGCAGTTTTATTCTCTCTCCATTCCTATTATCATTATGACGACAGTGTACTTGGCAGCAGCCGGTGGAATTATTGGTATTTTCCTGACAGGTATGCCTATCGGATTTATGAGCATCATGGGAATTATCGCGCTGGCGGGAATTGTAGTGCGAAACGGAATTGTGTTAATTGAGTTCATCGAGGATGCCCGGCATGAGGGAATGGAGCTGAAAGAAGCTGTGATAAAAGCAGCCGCTGCCCGTTTTAGACCCATTTTATTGACTTCTCTGGCTGCAATAGTAGGTATGATTCCGTTAGCCCTACTGGGAAGCCTGCTCTTTAAGCCACTGGCGTTTACCGTCATTTTCGGATTGTTATTCTCGACGTTGTTAACCCTGTTTGTAGTGCCGTCATTGTATATGATCATGGCCAAGTACAAAATGCGCCGTCAACTCAAAAAACAGCAACACACGGTTATCACACACGATCAACCTTTGTAG
- a CDS encoding TetR/AcrR family transcriptional regulator, with the protein MESKKNDILQAAIRLFSRKGYYSTSVEEIAKESGMAKASFYKYFQGKEELPLEMCIILEKNIEQDIRALYSKPDLTNHDKLHGFIVLYLKNLVENKVYLMINMPEPSMLIFQNEQLNDVFEQHEYKLYKWVCDCLIDVFGPDIEDSAWDITFVLKSVVFEYIRFFADRMNDETVENLTQFIIFLSNSLVASLKSTDLAPHLWSNQGWLPESILSNPFGQGRQINGLLYSLEDSILLSSWSSSEKQEYQQIAALLKEEALKANPQMGLLKALFSYLEQRKELKKVCHLLQKLLNLTSPTE; encoded by the coding sequence ATGGAAAGCAAAAAAAATGATATATTACAGGCGGCCATTCGGCTGTTTTCCAGAAAAGGCTACTATTCAACATCTGTTGAAGAGATCGCCAAAGAAAGTGGGATGGCAAAGGCATCCTTTTATAAATATTTTCAGGGAAAAGAAGAACTGCCTCTAGAAATGTGCATTATCCTAGAGAAAAATATTGAACAGGATATCCGGGCACTTTACAGTAAACCTGATCTCACTAATCATGATAAACTGCACGGTTTTATTGTACTCTATTTAAAAAATCTTGTTGAAAACAAGGTATATCTTATGATAAATATGCCTGAACCATCCATGCTCATTTTTCAGAATGAACAACTCAATGACGTCTTCGAACAACATGAATACAAGCTGTACAAATGGGTATGCGACTGCTTGATTGATGTTTTCGGACCCGACATTGAAGATTCTGCATGGGATATAACCTTTGTACTCAAAAGTGTTGTATTTGAATACATTCGCTTCTTTGCGGATCGGATGAACGATGAAACGGTTGAAAATCTTACTCAATTCATTATTTTCCTATCCAATTCCTTGGTTGCCAGCCTGAAGAGTACCGATTTGGCCCCTCATTTGTGGAGCAATCAGGGCTGGTTGCCTGAAAGCATTCTAAGCAACCCCTTTGGTCAGGGCCGCCAGATTAACGGCCTTCTCTACTCTCTGGAGGACAGCATTCTGCTGTCTTCTTGGAGTTCGAGTGAAAAGCAGGAATACCAGCAAATTGCTGCTCTATTAAAGGAAGAAGCTTTGAAAGCGAATCCTCAGATGGGTCTTTTAAAAGCTCTCTTTTCATATTTGGAGCAGCGGAAGGAACTAAAAAAAGTTTGTCATTTGCTCCAAAAACTGTTGAATCTTACATCCCCAACGGAGTAG
- the metK gene encoding methionine adenosyltransferase yields the protein MSVKGRHLFTSESVTEGHPDKICDQISDAVLDAFLANDPNARVACEVSVATGLVLVIGEISSKSEYVDIPSIVRNTIKEIGYTRAKYGFDYNTCAVLTSLNEQSPDIAQGVNAALESRDPAEVDKETENIGAGDQGLMFGFATNETPELMPLPIAMSHRIARRLAEVRKDGTLKYLRPDGKTQVTVEYENGKPVRIDAIVVSTQHAEDTTLEQIQADIKEKVILPVVPAELLDEQTKYYINPTGRFVIGGPQGDAGLTGRKIIVDTYGGYARHGGGAFSGKDPTKVDRSAAYAARYVAKNLVAAGLADKVEIQLAYAIGVATPVSISVDTYGTGKVSDEKLVELIRNNFDLRPTGIIRMLNLRRPIYKQTAAYGHFGRTDLDVPWESVDKADALRVQAGL from the coding sequence ATGTCTGTAAAAGGCCGTCATTTGTTTACGTCTGAATCTGTAACAGAAGGTCATCCGGATAAAATCTGTGATCAGATTTCCGATGCCGTATTGGACGCCTTTTTGGCTAATGACCCTAATGCACGGGTAGCGTGTGAAGTATCAGTAGCTACTGGTCTCGTTCTCGTCATTGGTGAAATCAGCTCCAAATCGGAATACGTGGATATTCCATCCATTGTACGCAATACGATTAAGGAAATTGGCTATACACGTGCGAAATATGGCTTTGATTATAATACTTGCGCTGTATTGACTTCTTTGAATGAACAATCGCCGGACATCGCTCAAGGGGTTAACGCTGCTCTGGAAAGCCGTGATCCTGCTGAGGTAGATAAAGAAACGGAGAACATTGGAGCAGGCGATCAAGGGTTGATGTTCGGTTTTGCTACGAATGAAACACCTGAGTTGATGCCGTTGCCTATCGCCATGTCTCACCGGATTGCACGCCGCTTGGCCGAAGTGCGCAAGGATGGAACATTAAAATACCTTCGCCCGGATGGTAAAACGCAAGTAACGGTAGAGTATGAAAATGGCAAACCAGTTCGTATTGATGCCATTGTAGTTTCTACACAGCATGCAGAAGATACTACATTAGAGCAAATTCAGGCAGACATCAAGGAAAAGGTTATTTTGCCAGTTGTTCCTGCGGAATTGCTGGACGAGCAAACCAAGTATTACATCAATCCAACAGGTCGCTTTGTTATTGGCGGGCCTCAAGGGGATGCAGGTCTAACAGGCCGCAAAATTATCGTAGATACGTATGGTGGTTATGCGCGTCATGGTGGGGGAGCATTCTCCGGTAAGGATCCGACCAAAGTGGACCGTTCCGCTGCTTACGCTGCCCGTTATGTAGCGAAAAACCTTGTTGCAGCCGGATTGGCAGATAAGGTGGAAATTCAGCTTGCCTATGCCATTGGTGTAGCTACACCAGTTTCCATTAGTGTCGATACATACGGTACTGGGAAAGTAAGCGACGAGAAGCTCGTTGAACTGATTCGTAACAATTTTGATCTTCGCCCCACAGGTATCATTCGAATGCTAAATCTGCGTCGTCCAATTTACAAGCAAACGGCTGCTTACGGTCACTTTGGTCGTACAGATCTGGATGTGCCATGGGAGAGTGTAGATAAAGCTGACGCTCTGAGAGTGCAAGCCGGTCTGTAA
- a CDS encoding alpha/beta-type small acid-soluble spore protein yields MASKGQRRLIPESRARLNDLKYEIAAEFGLPVYNPQYTHIHPSADSEFAAELGEFKGSTNVEWRDLTSRQNGSVGGEITKRLVQSAERSLSEFGTL; encoded by the coding sequence ATGGCGTCAAAAGGTCAAAGACGATTGATTCCCGAAAGCCGTGCCAGATTAAATGATTTGAAGTATGAAATTGCTGCTGAGTTTGGGCTTCCTGTTTATAATCCCCAATATACGCATATACATCCGAGTGCCGACAGTGAGTTTGCTGCGGAGTTGGGCGAGTTTAAAGGAAGCACAAATGTGGAGTGGCGTGATTTGACTTCAAGACAGAATGGCTCTGTAGGTGGTGAAATTACCAAGCGATTGGTACAATCTGCCGAACGCAGCTTATCTGAATTTGGTACCTTGTAA
- a CDS encoding stalk domain-containing protein: MKRFGVAVLSTLVLSSAFANLAGAQTSDIKVIINGVTQQYTQSPVISQSTTLVPLRGVFESLGAQVEWDSKAKKVIASKNDDTLTLNVGSKLAYKNSAPVQLDAATQIQKGQVLVPLRFVSQSLGAKVNWDKATRTVTISNQADGSTTGDQTNSLSSKPFTSPVTKVTYDTYYNVSLTYDDAVKLAIADSTSVKTGELNIDQAGKIMKEAGKNIDFVPAEAGDEGQDKAFKGYAQTNLNYEATKKNLDMTKEGIEYNVKDLYNKLLQKQNAVKLAALNIEDAERKLKVAQIKRDNQMSSDYEVTQATNQLTQNQAALDKAKKDLDSAYVSLNQVIGYKPEQRYELKDKPVYSEFKDNVETKVSQVLTSSTAIWLSEQKVDLAELSLKLYNFNTQGNTPYEAQQLDVEKAQYATEGTKRTLEEAVRTLYNNIKGLESQYSQIQAGLVSARSAADMAKKQFDVGLATELQVYEANLKVTTAEQQAEDIVTSIDTLKMAYNKPWVLQGASSGASQ; this comes from the coding sequence ATGAAACGTTTTGGAGTGGCGGTACTTTCCACATTGGTTCTTTCTTCTGCATTTGCCAATCTTGCAGGGGCTCAAACAAGTGATATAAAGGTTATTATTAACGGTGTAACTCAGCAATATACACAGTCCCCAGTGATTAGTCAAAGTACAACCTTAGTGCCTCTTCGCGGCGTTTTTGAAAGCCTGGGAGCACAAGTGGAGTGGGATAGCAAAGCTAAAAAAGTAATTGCATCCAAAAATGATGATACGTTAACTTTAAATGTGGGTTCTAAACTTGCTTACAAGAATAGTGCTCCTGTACAACTCGATGCAGCTACTCAAATTCAAAAGGGTCAAGTGCTCGTTCCTCTGCGTTTTGTGAGCCAATCATTAGGCGCCAAAGTAAATTGGGATAAGGCTACACGGACAGTAACTATTTCCAATCAAGCTGATGGAAGCACTACTGGTGATCAAACCAACAGCTTATCCAGTAAACCTTTCACATCTCCTGTGACTAAAGTTACTTATGATACCTACTATAATGTTTCTTTGACCTATGATGATGCAGTTAAACTGGCTATAGCTGATAGCACCTCGGTTAAAACAGGAGAACTGAATATCGATCAAGCTGGGAAAATCATGAAAGAAGCAGGCAAAAATATTGACTTTGTTCCTGCCGAAGCAGGTGACGAAGGACAAGATAAAGCTTTCAAAGGTTATGCTCAAACTAACCTTAATTATGAGGCTACCAAAAAGAATCTGGATATGACCAAAGAAGGTATTGAATACAATGTAAAGGATCTTTATAACAAGCTTCTTCAAAAGCAAAATGCCGTTAAATTGGCTGCTTTGAATATTGAAGATGCTGAGCGCAAGCTGAAAGTTGCACAAATTAAAAGAGATAATCAAATGTCGAGCGATTATGAGGTGACTCAAGCAACCAACCAGTTGACTCAAAATCAAGCTGCTTTAGACAAGGCTAAAAAAGATCTGGATAGCGCATATGTATCTTTGAATCAAGTGATTGGTTACAAGCCAGAGCAGCGTTACGAATTGAAGGATAAACCTGTTTATTCTGAATTCAAAGATAATGTGGAAACTAAGGTAAGCCAAGTGCTTACCAGCAGCACGGCTATTTGGTTAAGTGAACAAAAAGTGGATTTAGCTGAACTGAGCTTGAAGCTCTACAATTTTAATACTCAAGGAAATACGCCATACGAAGCTCAACAACTTGATGTTGAGAAAGCTCAGTATGCTACAGAGGGTACAAAGAGAACTCTTGAAGAAGCTGTGAGAACCCTTTATAACAACATTAAAGGCTTGGAAAGCCAGTATTCTCAAATTCAAGCTGGTTTGGTGAGCGCTAGAAGTGCGGCCGATATGGCTAAAAAGCAATTTGATGTGGGTTTAGCTACTGAACTTCAGGTTTATGAGGCTAATCTGAAAGTGACCACGGCTGAACAGCAAGCAGAAGATATAGTTACGAGCATTGATACATTGAAGATGGCTTATAATAAACCATGGGTGCTGCAAGGTGCTTCTTCTGGAGCAAGCCAATAA
- a CDS encoding copper amine oxidase N-terminal domain-containing protein, with the protein MSDKIRQKDKNNISGYIQGGEKKVMTKFNKKMINVLATATLVAGVAAPIAALTSPTAVHAASSYTALSTPSINSDQQNNAVLGRAKVSISQASIASGASFTVTLPKGFDFGKPAGKSDDYQVGRATSATDATYGLGVYLDAQDNALDKNAASTGYNDATAIKVEKLTDNSAKVTLNFDNSKDSADVYLNFANINVSGPSNGPVKATIDASSLSGLTSGEVTIANVVSSGQVSLSAADTVSNTDNFTATLKVKEQTAGALANNNNIKLKLPSGFKWNASGTASILFGDITSGDVVSKVDGDTLTLSLKTKSSKETTFNLPLSFYVDDETNAKEGDVTASISGNTTTDVSSLVVGNYGQIGGGVSVASPTTILAGHDEQKIGDIVIKEKVAGSFVNNRTVTLRLPEGARWQSTFESNSPGSNFSGSFENTNGLGGADVSYTDSDKRTLRLTFKNVNSSKDPGTLKLKNVEVATQPGFSGDLNVDVAGSQGLSGTVKVATVKQAVTLAAASKPTLTIGLGDQQVGDITITEAAKEAFVKKDGSREVILELPTGVRFAATPEVKVTAGDVKVKSVSTDTYGESNKGRLSFYIDSESATPSTITITAPKLTVDRTVAQGDIVAKLKGSAVSYTAYKGASDNTQNWKDNNTAAAETAIATVGTPAPGATSTKAVFTLGSTSYTVDGQSKTAEVAPYAENGRTYLPVRYAAEALGVSQQNILFDKATSTVTLIKGSTVAQIKLNTNLLTVNGSVIRMDVKAVTNKNRTVLPIAWVSRALDASITYDATAKTVTVENKN; encoded by the coding sequence ATGAGTGACAAGATCCGACAAAAAGACAAAAATAATATTTCTGGTTATATTCAAGGAGGAGAAAAAAAGGTTATGACAAAGTTTAATAAAAAAATGATCAACGTGCTGGCAACAGCAACATTGGTTGCTGGTGTTGCAGCTCCAATCGCAGCACTGACTTCCCCAACTGCAGTTCATGCAGCTTCTAGCTACACTGCACTGAGCACTCCAAGTATCAACTCAGACCAACAAAATAACGCTGTTTTGGGTAGAGCAAAAGTAAGTATTAGCCAAGCTTCTATTGCTAGCGGTGCTTCTTTCACTGTTACTTTGCCTAAAGGCTTTGATTTTGGTAAACCTGCTGGTAAATCTGATGATTATCAGGTTGGCCGTGCTACTTCTGCTACTGACGCTACTTATGGCTTGGGTGTATATCTTGATGCACAAGATAACGCTTTGGATAAAAACGCTGCATCTACTGGCTATAATGATGCTACTGCAATTAAAGTTGAGAAATTGACTGATAACTCTGCAAAAGTAACACTGAACTTTGATAACTCCAAAGATAGTGCTGATGTATATCTGAACTTTGCTAACATCAATGTAAGTGGACCTAGCAATGGACCTGTAAAAGCTACAATTGATGCTTCTTCCCTGAGTGGTTTGACTAGCGGCGAAGTTACAATTGCTAACGTAGTATCTTCCGGTCAAGTATCTTTGTCTGCTGCGGACACTGTTTCTAACACAGACAACTTCACTGCAACATTGAAAGTTAAAGAACAAACAGCAGGTGCTTTGGCTAACAACAATAACATCAAACTGAAATTGCCTAGCGGTTTTAAATGGAACGCTTCAGGAACTGCTAGCATTCTCTTTGGTGATATCACATCTGGTGATGTAGTTTCTAAAGTTGATGGAGACACTCTGACTTTGTCTTTGAAAACAAAAAGTAGCAAAGAAACAACATTCAACCTGCCTTTGAGCTTCTACGTTGACGATGAAACTAACGCTAAAGAAGGCGATGTTACTGCTAGTATCTCCGGTAACACAACTACTGACGTTAGCTCTCTCGTAGTTGGTAACTATGGTCAAATCGGTGGCGGTGTTTCCGTAGCTTCTCCAACGACAATTCTTGCTGGTCATGACGAGCAAAAAATTGGTGATATCGTAATTAAAGAAAAGGTTGCTGGTTCTTTTGTTAACAACCGCACTGTAACATTGCGTTTGCCTGAAGGTGCTCGTTGGCAGTCTACTTTCGAAAGTAACTCTCCAGGAAGCAACTTCTCCGGATCTTTCGAAAACACTAACGGCTTGGGTGGAGCAGATGTATCTTACACTGATTCCGACAAACGTACTTTGAGATTGACTTTCAAAAACGTTAACAGTTCTAAAGATCCAGGTACTTTGAAACTGAAAAACGTTGAAGTTGCTACACAACCAGGTTTCTCCGGCGATCTGAACGTTGATGTTGCTGGTAGCCAAGGTCTGAGCGGTACTGTTAAGGTTGCAACTGTGAAGCAAGCTGTTACTTTGGCTGCTGCATCCAAACCAACCCTGACAATCGGTCTGGGCGACCAACAAGTTGGCGACATCACAATTACTGAAGCAGCTAAAGAAGCTTTCGTTAAGAAAGATGGTAGCCGTGAAGTAATCTTGGAATTGCCAACAGGCGTACGCTTTGCTGCTACTCCAGAAGTGAAAGTTACAGCTGGTGACGTTAAAGTGAAGAGCGTATCTACTGATACTTACGGCGAAAGCAACAAAGGCCGTCTGAGCTTCTACATCGATAGCGAAAGTGCTACTCCAAGTACAATCACAATCACAGCTCCTAAGCTGACTGTTGACCGTACTGTAGCTCAAGGCGACATCGTAGCTAAGCTGAAAGGTAGCGCAGTATCTTACACTGCATACAAAGGCGCATCTGACAACACTCAAAACTGGAAAGACAACAACACTGCAGCTGCTGAAACAGCAATCGCAACTGTTGGAACTCCAGCTCCAGGTGCTACTAGTACCAAAGCTGTCTTCACACTGGGAAGCACTTCTTACACTGTAGATGGTCAAAGTAAAACAGCAGAAGTAGCTCCTTATGCTGAAAACGGACGCACTTACTTGCCAGTACGTTATGCAGCTGAAGCTCTGGGTGTATCCCAACAAAACATCCTGTTTGACAAAGCAACTTCCACAGTTACCCTGATCAAAGGTAGCACTGTTGCTCAAATCAAACTGAACACAAACCTGTTGACTGTTAACGGTTCTGTGATTCGTATGGACGTTAAAGCTGTAACTAACAAAAACCGTACTGTACTGCCAATCGCTTGGGTGAGCAGAGCGCTGGATGCATCCATCACTTATGATGCAACTGCAAAAACAGTTACTGTTGAAAACAAAAACTAA